One genomic segment of Hordeum vulgare subsp. vulgare chromosome 2H, MorexV3_pseudomolecules_assembly, whole genome shotgun sequence includes these proteins:
- the LOC123431037 gene encoding uncharacterized protein LOC123431037 — translation MGMGLDLLVAFAVARVFAQLSHVSSPLRWPLNPWLRLARHLPEACAVVRRVLTAYLSWLRLAYARGGTVWGRRSRDNDDVFRQALLEVSY, via the coding sequence ATGGGGATGGGGCTCGACCTGCTGGTGGCGTTCGCGGTGGCAAGGGTCTTCGCGCAGCTGTCCCACGTCTCGTCGCCGCTGCGGTGGCCGCTCAACCCCTGGCTGCGGCTCGCCCGCCACCTCCCGGAGGCCTGCGCCGTCGTCCGCCGCGTGCTCACCGCCTACCTCTCCTGGCTGCGCCTTGCCTACGCGCGCGGCGGCACTGTCTGGGGCCGCCGAAGCCGCGACAACGACGACGTCTTCCGCCAGGCGCTGCTCGAAGTCTCTTACTGA